Proteins co-encoded in one Flavobacterium fluviale genomic window:
- a CDS encoding PPK2 family polyphosphate kinase, with the protein MKSIDPKDFKVVDKIKLKKLPTLLNIDADDDEKEEKLDKVQAKLSDLQDVMYAHNKYAVLICLQGMDTSGKDSLIREVFKEFNPRGVVVHSFKTPNSTELEHDYLWRHYIALPEKGKFAIFNRTHYENVLVTRVHPEFIMAENLPGINSVDDIKPKFWKNRIEQINNFEKHVAENGTIVMKFFLHLSKDEQKSRLLRRLEQGKHNWKFSPGDLKEREHWDEYQQYYEEAINETSKEHAPWYVVPADDKDMARYIVAKIIWEEMKQYTDIQVPELAKEIKDNFDTYKKTLEKS; encoded by the coding sequence CGACATTATTAAATATTGATGCGGATGATGATGAAAAAGAAGAAAAACTAGATAAAGTTCAGGCAAAATTGAGCGATTTGCAGGATGTAATGTATGCGCACAATAAGTATGCGGTTTTAATATGTCTGCAGGGAATGGATACTTCTGGAAAAGACAGTTTGATTCGGGAAGTTTTTAAAGAATTCAATCCGCGCGGGGTGGTGGTGCATAGTTTTAAAACACCAAATTCAACCGAATTGGAACATGATTATTTATGGCGCCATTATATTGCTCTGCCCGAAAAAGGGAAATTCGCGATTTTTAACAGAACGCATTACGAAAATGTTTTGGTTACGAGAGTGCATCCAGAATTTATTATGGCGGAGAATTTGCCGGGAATTAATTCGGTTGACGATATTAAACCGAAATTTTGGAAGAACAGAATTGAACAAATCAATAATTTCGAAAAACATGTTGCAGAAAATGGAACTATCGTTATGAAGTTTTTTCTGCACTTAAGTAAAGATGAACAAAAAAGTCGTTTACTGCGCCGTTTGGAACAAGGAAAACACAATTGGAAATTTTCTCCAGGCGATCTTAAAGAACGCGAACATTGGGATGAATATCAGCAATATTATGAAGAAGCGATTAATGAAACGTCAAAAGAACACGCACCTTGGTATGTAGTTCCAGCAGATGATAAAGATATGGCGCGTTATATTGTGGCTAAAATTATTTGGGAAGAAATGAAACAATATACCGATATTCAGGTTCCAGAATTAGCTAAAGAAATTAAAGACAATTTTGATACGTACAAAAAGACTTTGGAGAAGAGTTAA